The following proteins are encoded in a genomic region of Brachypodium distachyon strain Bd21 chromosome 1, Brachypodium_distachyon_v3.0, whole genome shotgun sequence:
- the LOC100838533 gene encoding anthocyanidin 3-O-glucosyltransferase 2 — MSLPTVVLVPCWGSGHFMSALEAGKRLLDTGGGAFSLTVLLMHSPTQTKASEVEGHVRREAASGLDIRFLQLPAVEHPTGCVDPVEFDSRYAQLHAPHVKSAIASLQGRVAAVVVDLFLTTLLDAAHELAVPAYVYFASPAAFLALMLRLPALRGDLTSAGFEEKGGTVDLPGLPPVPAPYMPACLVRAKIQSYDWFEYHGRRFTEARGVIVNTSLELEGSVLAAIPAALPVHAIGPVISFGGPTDDEQRPPAHECVRWLDAQPAASVVFICFGSMGFLDAAQVREVAVGLQRSGHRFLWVLRGPPHAGSRFPTDAAQAQLDELLPEGFMAACCTAGNNIGMVWPAWAPQKEILSHAAVGGFVTHCGWNSVLESLWFGVPMLPWPLYGEQHLNAFALVAGVGAAVALGMDRKKGFFVEAAELERAVRSLMGGGSSEEVTKAREKAAEMRAACRKAVAEGGSSRAALQRLVREILALPESLEGTS; from the coding sequence ATGTCTCTCCCTACCGTGGTCCTCGTCCCGTGCTGGGGATCCGGCCACTTCATGTCCGCGCTCGAAGCAGGCAAGAGGCTGCTGGACACCGGCGGGGGCGCCTTCTCGCTGACCGTGCTCCTCATGCACTCGCCGACGCAGACCAAGGCGTCCGAAGTCGAGGGCCACGTCCgccgcgaggcggcctcgggcCTCGACATCCGTTTCCTCCAGCTCCCCGCCGTCGAGCACCCCACCGGCTGCGTGGACCCCGTGGAATTCGATTCCCGGTACGCGCAGCTCCACGCGCCCCATGTCAAGTCCGCCATCGCCAGCCTGCAGGGGCGGGTGGCCGCGGTCGTCGTCGACCTTTTCTTGACGACCCTGCTCGACGCGGCCCACGAGCTCGCCGTGCCGGCCTACGTGTACTTCGCCTCACCGGCCGCGTTCCTCGCGCTCATGCTTCGCCTGCCGGCGCTCCGCGGGGATCTGACGAGCGCCGGGTTCGAGGAGAAGGGAGGGACGGTGGACTTGCCAGGgctgccgccggtgccggcgccgtaCATGCCGGCGTGCCTCGTGAGAGCAAAGATCCAGAGCTACGACTGGTTCGAGTACCACGGGCGCCGCTTCACGGAGGCCAGGGGCGTCATCGTCAACACCTCCCTGGAGCTCGAGGGCTCCGTTCTCGCCGCGATCCCCGCTGCTCTGCCGGTCCACGCGATCGGTCCCGTGATCTCGTTCGGCGGCCCGACAGACGACGAACAGCGGCCGCCTGCGCACGAGTGCGTGCGGTGGCTCGacgcgcagccggcggcgtcggTCGTGTTCATCTGCTTCGGGAGCATGGGCTTCCTGGACGCGGCGCAGGTGAGGGAGGTGGCCGTGGGCCTGCAGCGGAGCGGCCACCGGTTCCTCTGGGTGCTGCGAGGCCCGCCGCACGCCGGCTCGCGGTTCCCGACGGAcgcggcccaggcccagctgGACGAGCTGCTCCCGGAGGGGTTCATGGCGGCCTGCTGCACCGCGGGGAATAATATAGGGATGGTGTGGCCGGCGTGGGCGCCGCAGAAGGAGATCCTGTCCCACGCCGCCGTGGGCGGGTTCGTGACGCACTGCGGGTGGAACTCCGTCCTGGAGAGCCTGTGGTTCGGCGTGCCGATGCTGCCGTGGCCTCTGTACGGGGAGCAGCACCTGAACGCGTTCGCGCTCGTGGCCGGCGTGGGCGCCGCGGTCGCGCTGGGGATGGACCGGAAGAAGGGGTTCTTCGTGGAGGCAGCGGAGCTGGAGCGCGCGGTGCGGAGCCTGATGGGCGGCGGCTCGTCggaggaggtgacgaaggcgaggGAAAAGGCCGCGGAGATGAGAGCCGCGTGCAGGAAAGCCGTGGCCGAGGGCGGCTCGTCGCGCGCCGCGCTGCAGAGGCTCGTGCGCGAGATTTTGGCATTGCCCGAATCCTTGGAGGGAACTAGCTGA
- the LOC104584342 gene encoding anthocyanidin 3-O-glucosyltransferase 2, with amino-acid sequence MSRPTVVLVPCWGSGHFMSALEAGKRLLDSGGGAFSLTVLLMHSPTQIKASEVEGHVRREAASGLDIRFLQLPAVEHPTGCVDPVEFESRYAQLHAPHVKSAIAGLQRVAAVVVDFFLTTLFDAAHELAVPAYVYFPSPAAFLALMLSLPELREDLTRAGFVEETEATVDVPGLPPVPARYTPACLVRAVQSYDWFEYHGRRFMEARGVIVNTSAELEASVLAALPAAAPPVHAIGPVIWFSESEEDKQRPPAHECVRWLDAQPAASVVFICFGSMGFLDAAQVREVAVGLQRSGHRFLWVLRGPPHAGSRFPTDAEQLEELLPEGFMAATAGKGMVWPAWAPQKEILSHAAVGGFVTHCGWNSVLESLWFGVPMLPWPLYGEQHLNAFELVAGVGVAVVALGADRKEKKGSFVEAVELERAVRSLMGGGSSEEGTKAREKAAEMRAACRKAVDEGGSSRAALQRLVREILESPANPMDGTTEY; translated from the coding sequence ATGTCTCGCCCTACCGTCGTCCTCGTCCCGTGCTGGGGATCCGGTCACTTCATGTCCGCGCTTGAAGCCGGCAAGAGGCTGCTGGACAGCGGCGGGGGCGCCTTCTCGCTGACCGTGCTCCTCATGCACTCGCCGACGCAGATCAAGGCGTCCGAAGTCGAGGGCCACGTCCgccgcgaggcggcctcgggcCTCGACATCCGTTTCCTCCAGCTCCCCGCCGTCGAGCACCCCACCGGCTGCGTGGACCCCGTGGAGTTCGAGTCCCGGTACGCCCAGCTCCACGCGCCCCACGTCAAGTCCGCCATCGCCGGCCTGCAGAGGGTGGCCGCGGTCGTCGTCGACTTCTTCCTGACGACCCTGTTCGACGCGGCCCACGAGCTCGCCGTGCCGGCGTACGTCTACTTCCCTTCCCCGGCCGCGTTCCTCGCGCTCATGCTGAGCCTGCCGGAGCTTCGCGAGGACCTGACGCGCGCCGGGTTCGTGGAGGAGACGGAGGCCACGGTGGACGTCCCGGGgctgccgccggtgccggcgcgtTACACGCCGGCGTGCCTCGTGAGAGCCGTCCAGAGCTACGACTGGTTCGAGTACCACGGGCGCCGCTTCATGGAGGCCAGGGGCGTCATCGTCAACACCTCCGCGGAGCTCGAAGCCTCGGTCCTCGCCGCGCTccccgctgctgctccgccggTCCACGCGATCGGTCCCGTTATCTGGTTCAGCGAGAGCGAAGAAGACAAACAGCGGCCGCCTGCGCACGAGTGCGTGCGGTGGCTCGacgcgcagccggcggcgtcggTCGTGTTCATCTGCTTCGGGAGCATGGGCTTCCTCGACGCGGCCCAGGTGAGGGAGGTGGCCGTGGGCCTGCAGCGGAGCGGCCACCGGTTCCTCTGGGTGCTGCGAGGCCCGCCGCACGCCGGCTCGCGGTTCCCGACGGATGCGGAGCAGCTAGAAGAGCTGCTCCCGGAGGggttcatggcggccaccgCGGGGAAGGGGATGGTGTGGCCGGCATGGGCGCCGCAGAAGGAGATCCTGTCCCACGCCGCCGTGGGCGGGTTCGTGACGCACTGCGGGTGGAACTCCGTCCTGGAGAGCCTGTGGTTCGGCGTGCCGATGCTGCCGTGGCCCCTGTACGGGGAGCAGCACCTGAACGCGTTCGAGCTCGTGGCCGGCGTGGGCGTCGCTGTGGTCGCGCTGGGGGCGGacaggaaggagaagaaggggtcCTTCGTGGAGGCGGTGGAGCTGGAGCGCGCGGTGCGGAGCCTGATGGGCGGCGGCTCGTCGGAGGAGGGGACGAAGGCGAGGGAGAAGGCCGCGGAGATGAGAGCCGCGTGCAGGAAGGCCGTGGACGAGGGCGGCTCGTCGCGCGCCGCGCTGCAGAGGCTCGTGCGGGAGATTTTGGAATCGCCCGCGAATCCGATGGACggaactacggagtactag